Proteins from a single region of Hordeum vulgare subsp. vulgare chromosome 6H, MorexV3_pseudomolecules_assembly, whole genome shotgun sequence:
- the LOC123405680 gene encoding protein NSP-INTERACTING KINASE 3-like, with amino-acid sequence MPPAEGAEGAAGLGISEFLLLLSSRKCILSLGFILFLPLSLTSVLRGAIRNDHAVAMTKRTSVISEHINGKPALDWSRRKMIALGTARGLLYLHEQCDPKIIHHDVKTSNVLLDEYFEAIFRDFGLAKLLDHQETHVTTAVRGTVGHIAPEYLSTGQLSEKTDVFGFGVLLVELITGQKALDFGRLANQKGGVLDLVKELHQEKQLNMMVDKDLGSNYDRVELGEMVQVALLCMQYYPSHRPRMSEVIRMMEGDGLAEKWEASQNVDTPKSVSSELLPLKFTDFAGADESSVGLEAMELSGPR; translated from the exons ATGCCACCGGCGGAGGGCGCGGAGGGCGCGGCGGGGCTTGGGATCTCAGAGTTCttgcttctcctctcgtcccgtaAGTGCATCCTCTCCCTTGGCTTCATCCTCTTTCTCCCCCTTTCTCTAACCTCTGTTCTT AGAGGAGCTATTCGCAATGATCATGCTGTTGCCATGACTAAGAGAACCAGTGTTATATCAG AGCATATAAATGGCAAGCCAGCTCTAGATTGGTCGAGGAGAAAGATGATAGCACTGGGTACAGCACGAGGGCTACTTTATTTGCATGAACAGTGTGATCCAAAAATAATCCATCATGATGTAAAAACCTCCAATGTGCTTCTTGATGAATATTTTGAAGCAATATTCAGAGATTTCGGATTGGCGAAACTTTTGGATCACCAGGAGACCCATGTTACCACGGCAGTGCGTGGCACCGTGGGACACATAGCTCCAGAGTATTTGTCAACTGGCCAGTTATCGGAGAAGACAGATGTGTTTGGGTTTGGAGTCCTGTTGGTTGAGTTGATCACTGGCCAGAAAGCATTGGATTTTGGAAGACTAGCAAATCAGAAGGGCGGAGTGCTTGATCTG GTAAAGGAGCTCCATCAGGAAAAGCAGCTGAACATGATGGTGGACAAGGACCTCGGCAGCAACTACGACAGGGTGGAGCTGGGGGAGATGGTGCAGGTGGCTCTACTGTGCATGCAGTACTACCCGTCCCACCGCCCCCGGATGTCGGAGGTGATCAGGATGATGGAAGGGGACGGGCTCGCGGAGAAATGGGAGGCGTCGCAGAATGTCGACACGCCAAAGTCCGTCTCGTCGGAGCTCCTGCCCCTGAAGTTCACCGATTTCGCGGGGGCCGACGAGTCCTCGGTCGGCCTCGAGGCCATGGAGCTCTCCGGACCAAGGTGA